The Syngnathus typhle isolate RoL2023-S1 ecotype Sweden linkage group LG3, RoL_Styp_1.0, whole genome shotgun sequence genome window below encodes:
- the LOC133151442 gene encoding ETS-related transcription factor Elf-2-like isoform X1, whose amino-acid sequence MTSVVLVDSSGTVVEYVTAVEDPQQDGEFDVELEMEGDVEGECEVEEVEDAREAENYTTVIVEEVPGAILSEELGSSAQVVVCGDETYIMQEVSNEQDVESEKGAVEASVHGSVHCSDKTIEAAEALLHMDSPSSVREDCSPESFIPPYVATPEFLHAAMRPDIAGTEVEISTEECCEDDEDDIDEDDDDQDIGRLIEEPEAEQDHEPVRKRRAGRKLKTHQSYSNGSVDLGLRKKSREGKAGSTIYLWEFLLDLLQDKNTCPRYIKWTQREKGIFKLVDSKAVSKLWGKHKNKPDMNYETMGRALRYYYQRGILAKVEGQRLVYQFKEMPKNLVIIDDDKTDMSVADVPMRSETTASYQRILQPPDVLLKGSQVSFRKTSEMSFRKPNILRGGNRANVAQSPVAASNNGAAGADVRTATTLGDGSLIQQAAVLSNTSGPRTLRVAMQVPVVMTSLGQKISTVAMQQPAVRTGAGTHTTLLSSASGATNSQQKVVIQTIPTMVPATAENGEKITVQLAKIITIPAHQFAQCQLQTPTGAAKSGVGTPTAGISLLGSPLTMQTLASVGMASGAQVMRLSVPAQAEQPTAAAQSGSAGDAVTAQPHLIGGVFNGSELVVGADELNPAAVQALQVPVTIAVPQNEANAQSILSDVVIKLETPELKMEEPEC is encoded by the exons ATGACCTCAGTGGTACTGGTTGACAGCAGTGGGACAGTGGTCGAGTACGTCACAGCTGTGGAAGACCCACAGCAG GATGGTGAATTTGATGTGGAGCTGGAGATGGAGGGTGACGTGGAGGGCGAGTGTGAAGTTGAAGAGGTAGAGGATGCAAGAGAGGCTGAGAACTACACAACTGTCATTGTGGAGGAGGTTCCTGGTGCCATCTTATCTGAGGAGCTCGGTTCCTCAGCCCAGGTGGTGGTGTGTGGTGACGAAACGTACATAATGCAAGAAGTGAGCAATGAGCAGGATGTGGAGTCAGAAAAGGGGGCAG ttgAGGCTTCTGTCCATGGCAGTGTGCACTGCTCTGACAAGACCATCGAGGCTGCTGAGGCTCTACTTCACATGGACTCACCATCCAGTGTCAGAGAAGATTGTAGTCCAG AATCTTTCATCCCGCCTTATGTAGCAACACCAGAATTCCTCCATGCTGCCATGCGTCCAGACATCGCGGGGACGGAGGTTGAGATATCAACAGAGGAGTGCTgcgaagatgatgaagatgatatcgatgaggatgatgatgatcaagATATTGGCCGCTTGATAGAGGAGCCAGAGGCGGAACAGGACCATGAGCCTGTCAGGAAAAGGAGAG CTGGACGGAAACTGAAAACACATCAGTCCTATTCTAACGGCTCAGTTGATCTCGGTCTCAGGAAGAAATCGAGAGAAGGCAAAG CAGGAAGCACCATCTACTTGTGGGAGTTCCTGTTGGACCTCCTGCAGGATAAGAATACGTGTCCGAGATACATTAAGTGGACGCAGAGGGAAAAGGGGATCTTTAAGCTGGTGGACTCCAAGGCCGTGTCCAAGCTATGGGGAAAACACAAGAACAAGCCAGACATGAACTATGAGACCATGGGACGGGCACTCAG ATATTACTACCAGCGGGGCATCCTTGCCAAAGTTGAGGGCCAGCGCCTGGTTTACCAGTTTAAAGAAATGCCCAAAAACCTTGTGATAATCGACGACGACAAAACGGACATGTCTGTCGCCGACGTGCCGATGCGCTCTGAGACGACGGCGTCCTATCAACGCATCTTGCAACCGCCAGACGTCCTGCTGAAGGGCTCCCAGGTGTCCTTCAGAAAAACCTCCGAGATGTCCTTCAGAAAGCCTAACATCCTGCGTGGCGGCAACAGAGCCAATGTGGCCCAATCTCCTGTTGCCGCAAGCAACAACGGCGCGGCAGGCGCTGACGTGAGGACGGCGACCACCTTGGGAGACGGGAGCCTGATTCAACAGGCGGCTGTCCTTTCGAACACTTCCGGTCCCAG GACGCTGCGAGTGGCCATGCAGGTACCGGTCGTTATGACATCGTTGGGCCAGAAGATCTCAACAGTGGCCATGCAGCAGCCAGCAGTAAGGACGGGGGCTGGTACCCATACCACCCTCCTGTCCAGTGCTTCTGGAGCCACCAACTCTCAACAGAAG GTTGTGATCCAAACCATCCCCACCATGGTCCCAGCCACTGCGGAGAATGGTGAGAAGATCACCGTCCAGCTGGCCAAGATTATCACCATCCCGGCTCACCAGTTCGCTCAGTGTCAGCTGCAGACCCCCACGGGTGCTGCCAAGTCCGGTGTTGGCACGCCGACGGCCGGTATCAGTCTCCTAGGAAGCCCCCTAACGATGCAGACCTTGGCCTCGGTCGGCATGGCCTCGGGAGCACAGGTGATGAGACTGTCTGTGCCCGCGCAGGCGGAACAACCAACGGCAGCAGCGCAGTCAGGGAGCGCGGGGGATGCAGTGACAGCACAACCTCACTTAATCGGTGGCGTTTTTAATGGTTCGGAGCTGGTGGTGGGAGCGGACGAGCTCAATCCTGCCGCCGTCCAAGCGCTGCAGGTTCCCGTCACGATTGCTGTCCCGCAAAATGAAGCAAATGCCCAAAGCATCCTGTCGGATGTAGTAATCAAGCTGGAGACCCCCGAATTGAAGATGGAAGAGCCAGAATGTTGA
- the LOC133151442 gene encoding ETS-related transcription factor Elf-2-like isoform X2, which translates to MTSVVLVDSSGTVVEYVTAVEDPQQDGEFDVELEMEGDVEGECEVEEVEDAREAENYTTVIVEEVPGAILSEELGSSAQVVVCGDETYIMQEVSNEQDVESEKGAVEASVHGSVHCSDKTIEAAEALLHMDSPSSVREDCSPESFIPPYVATPEFLHAAMRPDIAGTEVEISTEECCEDDEDDIDEDDDDQDIGRLIEEPEAEQDHEPVRKRRAGRKLKTHQSYSNGSVDLGLRKKSREGKGSTIYLWEFLLDLLQDKNTCPRYIKWTQREKGIFKLVDSKAVSKLWGKHKNKPDMNYETMGRALRYYYQRGILAKVEGQRLVYQFKEMPKNLVIIDDDKTDMSVADVPMRSETTASYQRILQPPDVLLKGSQVSFRKTSEMSFRKPNILRGGNRANVAQSPVAASNNGAAGADVRTATTLGDGSLIQQAAVLSNTSGPRTLRVAMQVPVVMTSLGQKISTVAMQQPAVRTGAGTHTTLLSSASGATNSQQKVVIQTIPTMVPATAENGEKITVQLAKIITIPAHQFAQCQLQTPTGAAKSGVGTPTAGISLLGSPLTMQTLASVGMASGAQVMRLSVPAQAEQPTAAAQSGSAGDAVTAQPHLIGGVFNGSELVVGADELNPAAVQALQVPVTIAVPQNEANAQSILSDVVIKLETPELKMEEPEC; encoded by the exons ATGACCTCAGTGGTACTGGTTGACAGCAGTGGGACAGTGGTCGAGTACGTCACAGCTGTGGAAGACCCACAGCAG GATGGTGAATTTGATGTGGAGCTGGAGATGGAGGGTGACGTGGAGGGCGAGTGTGAAGTTGAAGAGGTAGAGGATGCAAGAGAGGCTGAGAACTACACAACTGTCATTGTGGAGGAGGTTCCTGGTGCCATCTTATCTGAGGAGCTCGGTTCCTCAGCCCAGGTGGTGGTGTGTGGTGACGAAACGTACATAATGCAAGAAGTGAGCAATGAGCAGGATGTGGAGTCAGAAAAGGGGGCAG ttgAGGCTTCTGTCCATGGCAGTGTGCACTGCTCTGACAAGACCATCGAGGCTGCTGAGGCTCTACTTCACATGGACTCACCATCCAGTGTCAGAGAAGATTGTAGTCCAG AATCTTTCATCCCGCCTTATGTAGCAACACCAGAATTCCTCCATGCTGCCATGCGTCCAGACATCGCGGGGACGGAGGTTGAGATATCAACAGAGGAGTGCTgcgaagatgatgaagatgatatcgatgaggatgatgatgatcaagATATTGGCCGCTTGATAGAGGAGCCAGAGGCGGAACAGGACCATGAGCCTGTCAGGAAAAGGAGAG CTGGACGGAAACTGAAAACACATCAGTCCTATTCTAACGGCTCAGTTGATCTCGGTCTCAGGAAGAAATCGAGAGAAGGCAAAG GAAGCACCATCTACTTGTGGGAGTTCCTGTTGGACCTCCTGCAGGATAAGAATACGTGTCCGAGATACATTAAGTGGACGCAGAGGGAAAAGGGGATCTTTAAGCTGGTGGACTCCAAGGCCGTGTCCAAGCTATGGGGAAAACACAAGAACAAGCCAGACATGAACTATGAGACCATGGGACGGGCACTCAG ATATTACTACCAGCGGGGCATCCTTGCCAAAGTTGAGGGCCAGCGCCTGGTTTACCAGTTTAAAGAAATGCCCAAAAACCTTGTGATAATCGACGACGACAAAACGGACATGTCTGTCGCCGACGTGCCGATGCGCTCTGAGACGACGGCGTCCTATCAACGCATCTTGCAACCGCCAGACGTCCTGCTGAAGGGCTCCCAGGTGTCCTTCAGAAAAACCTCCGAGATGTCCTTCAGAAAGCCTAACATCCTGCGTGGCGGCAACAGAGCCAATGTGGCCCAATCTCCTGTTGCCGCAAGCAACAACGGCGCGGCAGGCGCTGACGTGAGGACGGCGACCACCTTGGGAGACGGGAGCCTGATTCAACAGGCGGCTGTCCTTTCGAACACTTCCGGTCCCAG GACGCTGCGAGTGGCCATGCAGGTACCGGTCGTTATGACATCGTTGGGCCAGAAGATCTCAACAGTGGCCATGCAGCAGCCAGCAGTAAGGACGGGGGCTGGTACCCATACCACCCTCCTGTCCAGTGCTTCTGGAGCCACCAACTCTCAACAGAAG GTTGTGATCCAAACCATCCCCACCATGGTCCCAGCCACTGCGGAGAATGGTGAGAAGATCACCGTCCAGCTGGCCAAGATTATCACCATCCCGGCTCACCAGTTCGCTCAGTGTCAGCTGCAGACCCCCACGGGTGCTGCCAAGTCCGGTGTTGGCACGCCGACGGCCGGTATCAGTCTCCTAGGAAGCCCCCTAACGATGCAGACCTTGGCCTCGGTCGGCATGGCCTCGGGAGCACAGGTGATGAGACTGTCTGTGCCCGCGCAGGCGGAACAACCAACGGCAGCAGCGCAGTCAGGGAGCGCGGGGGATGCAGTGACAGCACAACCTCACTTAATCGGTGGCGTTTTTAATGGTTCGGAGCTGGTGGTGGGAGCGGACGAGCTCAATCCTGCCGCCGTCCAAGCGCTGCAGGTTCCCGTCACGATTGCTGTCCCGCAAAATGAAGCAAATGCCCAAAGCATCCTGTCGGATGTAGTAATCAAGCTGGAGACCCCCGAATTGAAGATGGAAGAGCCAGAATGTTGA
- the LOC133151442 gene encoding ETS-related transcription factor Elf-2-like isoform X3, whose protein sequence is MEGDVEGECEVEEVEDAREAENYTTVIVEEVPGAILSEELGSSAQVVVCGDETYIMQEVSNEQDVESEKGAVEASVHGSVHCSDKTIEAAEALLHMDSPSSVREDCSPESFIPPYVATPEFLHAAMRPDIAGTEVEISTEECCEDDEDDIDEDDDDQDIGRLIEEPEAEQDHEPVRKRRAGRKLKTHQSYSNGSVDLGLRKKSREGKAGSTIYLWEFLLDLLQDKNTCPRYIKWTQREKGIFKLVDSKAVSKLWGKHKNKPDMNYETMGRALRYYYQRGILAKVEGQRLVYQFKEMPKNLVIIDDDKTDMSVADVPMRSETTASYQRILQPPDVLLKGSQVSFRKTSEMSFRKPNILRGGNRANVAQSPVAASNNGAAGADVRTATTLGDGSLIQQAAVLSNTSGPRTLRVAMQVPVVMTSLGQKISTVAMQQPAVRTGAGTHTTLLSSASGATNSQQKVVIQTIPTMVPATAENGEKITVQLAKIITIPAHQFAQCQLQTPTGAAKSGVGTPTAGISLLGSPLTMQTLASVGMASGAQVMRLSVPAQAEQPTAAAQSGSAGDAVTAQPHLIGGVFNGSELVVGADELNPAAVQALQVPVTIAVPQNEANAQSILSDVVIKLETPELKMEEPEC, encoded by the exons ATGGAGGGTGACGTGGAGGGCGAGTGTGAAGTTGAAGAGGTAGAGGATGCAAGAGAGGCTGAGAACTACACAACTGTCATTGTGGAGGAGGTTCCTGGTGCCATCTTATCTGAGGAGCTCGGTTCCTCAGCCCAGGTGGTGGTGTGTGGTGACGAAACGTACATAATGCAAGAAGTGAGCAATGAGCAGGATGTGGAGTCAGAAAAGGGGGCAG ttgAGGCTTCTGTCCATGGCAGTGTGCACTGCTCTGACAAGACCATCGAGGCTGCTGAGGCTCTACTTCACATGGACTCACCATCCAGTGTCAGAGAAGATTGTAGTCCAG AATCTTTCATCCCGCCTTATGTAGCAACACCAGAATTCCTCCATGCTGCCATGCGTCCAGACATCGCGGGGACGGAGGTTGAGATATCAACAGAGGAGTGCTgcgaagatgatgaagatgatatcgatgaggatgatgatgatcaagATATTGGCCGCTTGATAGAGGAGCCAGAGGCGGAACAGGACCATGAGCCTGTCAGGAAAAGGAGAG CTGGACGGAAACTGAAAACACATCAGTCCTATTCTAACGGCTCAGTTGATCTCGGTCTCAGGAAGAAATCGAGAGAAGGCAAAG CAGGAAGCACCATCTACTTGTGGGAGTTCCTGTTGGACCTCCTGCAGGATAAGAATACGTGTCCGAGATACATTAAGTGGACGCAGAGGGAAAAGGGGATCTTTAAGCTGGTGGACTCCAAGGCCGTGTCCAAGCTATGGGGAAAACACAAGAACAAGCCAGACATGAACTATGAGACCATGGGACGGGCACTCAG ATATTACTACCAGCGGGGCATCCTTGCCAAAGTTGAGGGCCAGCGCCTGGTTTACCAGTTTAAAGAAATGCCCAAAAACCTTGTGATAATCGACGACGACAAAACGGACATGTCTGTCGCCGACGTGCCGATGCGCTCTGAGACGACGGCGTCCTATCAACGCATCTTGCAACCGCCAGACGTCCTGCTGAAGGGCTCCCAGGTGTCCTTCAGAAAAACCTCCGAGATGTCCTTCAGAAAGCCTAACATCCTGCGTGGCGGCAACAGAGCCAATGTGGCCCAATCTCCTGTTGCCGCAAGCAACAACGGCGCGGCAGGCGCTGACGTGAGGACGGCGACCACCTTGGGAGACGGGAGCCTGATTCAACAGGCGGCTGTCCTTTCGAACACTTCCGGTCCCAG GACGCTGCGAGTGGCCATGCAGGTACCGGTCGTTATGACATCGTTGGGCCAGAAGATCTCAACAGTGGCCATGCAGCAGCCAGCAGTAAGGACGGGGGCTGGTACCCATACCACCCTCCTGTCCAGTGCTTCTGGAGCCACCAACTCTCAACAGAAG GTTGTGATCCAAACCATCCCCACCATGGTCCCAGCCACTGCGGAGAATGGTGAGAAGATCACCGTCCAGCTGGCCAAGATTATCACCATCCCGGCTCACCAGTTCGCTCAGTGTCAGCTGCAGACCCCCACGGGTGCTGCCAAGTCCGGTGTTGGCACGCCGACGGCCGGTATCAGTCTCCTAGGAAGCCCCCTAACGATGCAGACCTTGGCCTCGGTCGGCATGGCCTCGGGAGCACAGGTGATGAGACTGTCTGTGCCCGCGCAGGCGGAACAACCAACGGCAGCAGCGCAGTCAGGGAGCGCGGGGGATGCAGTGACAGCACAACCTCACTTAATCGGTGGCGTTTTTAATGGTTCGGAGCTGGTGGTGGGAGCGGACGAGCTCAATCCTGCCGCCGTCCAAGCGCTGCAGGTTCCCGTCACGATTGCTGTCCCGCAAAATGAAGCAAATGCCCAAAGCATCCTGTCGGATGTAGTAATCAAGCTGGAGACCCCCGAATTGAAGATGGAAGAGCCAGAATGTTGA
- the LOC133151442 gene encoding ETS-related transcription factor Elf-2-like isoform X5, with the protein MATSQRDGHANQLDLLIRAVEASVHGSVHCSDKTIEAAEALLHMDSPSSVREDCSPESFIPPYVATPEFLHAAMRPDIAGTEVEISTEECCEDDEDDIDEDDDDQDIGRLIEEPEAEQDHEPVRKRRAGRKLKTHQSYSNGSVDLGLRKKSREGKGSTIYLWEFLLDLLQDKNTCPRYIKWTQREKGIFKLVDSKAVSKLWGKHKNKPDMNYETMGRALRYYYQRGILAKVEGQRLVYQFKEMPKNLVIIDDDKTDMSVADVPMRSETTASYQRILQPPDVLLKGSQVSFRKTSEMSFRKPNILRGGNRANVAQSPVAASNNGAAGADVRTATTLGDGSLIQQAAVLSNTSGPRTLRVAMQVPVVMTSLGQKISTVAMQQPAVRTGAGTHTTLLSSASGATNSQQKVVIQTIPTMVPATAENGEKITVQLAKIITIPAHQFAQCQLQTPTGAAKSGVGTPTAGISLLGSPLTMQTLASVGMASGAQVMRLSVPAQAEQPTAAAQSGSAGDAVTAQPHLIGGVFNGSELVVGADELNPAAVQALQVPVTIAVPQNEANAQSILSDVVIKLETPELKMEEPEC; encoded by the exons ATGGCGACTTCGCAACGTGACGGGCACGCAAACCAGCTTGATCTACTCATCAGAGCCG ttgAGGCTTCTGTCCATGGCAGTGTGCACTGCTCTGACAAGACCATCGAGGCTGCTGAGGCTCTACTTCACATGGACTCACCATCCAGTGTCAGAGAAGATTGTAGTCCAG AATCTTTCATCCCGCCTTATGTAGCAACACCAGAATTCCTCCATGCTGCCATGCGTCCAGACATCGCGGGGACGGAGGTTGAGATATCAACAGAGGAGTGCTgcgaagatgatgaagatgatatcgatgaggatgatgatgatcaagATATTGGCCGCTTGATAGAGGAGCCAGAGGCGGAACAGGACCATGAGCCTGTCAGGAAAAGGAGAG CTGGACGGAAACTGAAAACACATCAGTCCTATTCTAACGGCTCAGTTGATCTCGGTCTCAGGAAGAAATCGAGAGAAGGCAAAG GAAGCACCATCTACTTGTGGGAGTTCCTGTTGGACCTCCTGCAGGATAAGAATACGTGTCCGAGATACATTAAGTGGACGCAGAGGGAAAAGGGGATCTTTAAGCTGGTGGACTCCAAGGCCGTGTCCAAGCTATGGGGAAAACACAAGAACAAGCCAGACATGAACTATGAGACCATGGGACGGGCACTCAG ATATTACTACCAGCGGGGCATCCTTGCCAAAGTTGAGGGCCAGCGCCTGGTTTACCAGTTTAAAGAAATGCCCAAAAACCTTGTGATAATCGACGACGACAAAACGGACATGTCTGTCGCCGACGTGCCGATGCGCTCTGAGACGACGGCGTCCTATCAACGCATCTTGCAACCGCCAGACGTCCTGCTGAAGGGCTCCCAGGTGTCCTTCAGAAAAACCTCCGAGATGTCCTTCAGAAAGCCTAACATCCTGCGTGGCGGCAACAGAGCCAATGTGGCCCAATCTCCTGTTGCCGCAAGCAACAACGGCGCGGCAGGCGCTGACGTGAGGACGGCGACCACCTTGGGAGACGGGAGCCTGATTCAACAGGCGGCTGTCCTTTCGAACACTTCCGGTCCCAG GACGCTGCGAGTGGCCATGCAGGTACCGGTCGTTATGACATCGTTGGGCCAGAAGATCTCAACAGTGGCCATGCAGCAGCCAGCAGTAAGGACGGGGGCTGGTACCCATACCACCCTCCTGTCCAGTGCTTCTGGAGCCACCAACTCTCAACAGAAG GTTGTGATCCAAACCATCCCCACCATGGTCCCAGCCACTGCGGAGAATGGTGAGAAGATCACCGTCCAGCTGGCCAAGATTATCACCATCCCGGCTCACCAGTTCGCTCAGTGTCAGCTGCAGACCCCCACGGGTGCTGCCAAGTCCGGTGTTGGCACGCCGACGGCCGGTATCAGTCTCCTAGGAAGCCCCCTAACGATGCAGACCTTGGCCTCGGTCGGCATGGCCTCGGGAGCACAGGTGATGAGACTGTCTGTGCCCGCGCAGGCGGAACAACCAACGGCAGCAGCGCAGTCAGGGAGCGCGGGGGATGCAGTGACAGCACAACCTCACTTAATCGGTGGCGTTTTTAATGGTTCGGAGCTGGTGGTGGGAGCGGACGAGCTCAATCCTGCCGCCGTCCAAGCGCTGCAGGTTCCCGTCACGATTGCTGTCCCGCAAAATGAAGCAAATGCCCAAAGCATCCTGTCGGATGTAGTAATCAAGCTGGAGACCCCCGAATTGAAGATGGAAGAGCCAGAATGTTGA
- the LOC133151442 gene encoding ETS-related transcription factor Elf-2-like isoform X4, with product MATSQRDGHANQLDLLIRAVEASVHGSVHCSDKTIEAAEALLHMDSPSSVREDCSPESFIPPYVATPEFLHAAMRPDIAGTEVEISTEECCEDDEDDIDEDDDDQDIGRLIEEPEAEQDHEPVRKRRAGRKLKTHQSYSNGSVDLGLRKKSREGKAGSTIYLWEFLLDLLQDKNTCPRYIKWTQREKGIFKLVDSKAVSKLWGKHKNKPDMNYETMGRALRYYYQRGILAKVEGQRLVYQFKEMPKNLVIIDDDKTDMSVADVPMRSETTASYQRILQPPDVLLKGSQVSFRKTSEMSFRKPNILRGGNRANVAQSPVAASNNGAAGADVRTATTLGDGSLIQQAAVLSNTSGPRTLRVAMQVPVVMTSLGQKISTVAMQQPAVRTGAGTHTTLLSSASGATNSQQKVVIQTIPTMVPATAENGEKITVQLAKIITIPAHQFAQCQLQTPTGAAKSGVGTPTAGISLLGSPLTMQTLASVGMASGAQVMRLSVPAQAEQPTAAAQSGSAGDAVTAQPHLIGGVFNGSELVVGADELNPAAVQALQVPVTIAVPQNEANAQSILSDVVIKLETPELKMEEPEC from the exons ATGGCGACTTCGCAACGTGACGGGCACGCAAACCAGCTTGATCTACTCATCAGAGCCG ttgAGGCTTCTGTCCATGGCAGTGTGCACTGCTCTGACAAGACCATCGAGGCTGCTGAGGCTCTACTTCACATGGACTCACCATCCAGTGTCAGAGAAGATTGTAGTCCAG AATCTTTCATCCCGCCTTATGTAGCAACACCAGAATTCCTCCATGCTGCCATGCGTCCAGACATCGCGGGGACGGAGGTTGAGATATCAACAGAGGAGTGCTgcgaagatgatgaagatgatatcgatgaggatgatgatgatcaagATATTGGCCGCTTGATAGAGGAGCCAGAGGCGGAACAGGACCATGAGCCTGTCAGGAAAAGGAGAG CTGGACGGAAACTGAAAACACATCAGTCCTATTCTAACGGCTCAGTTGATCTCGGTCTCAGGAAGAAATCGAGAGAAGGCAAAG CAGGAAGCACCATCTACTTGTGGGAGTTCCTGTTGGACCTCCTGCAGGATAAGAATACGTGTCCGAGATACATTAAGTGGACGCAGAGGGAAAAGGGGATCTTTAAGCTGGTGGACTCCAAGGCCGTGTCCAAGCTATGGGGAAAACACAAGAACAAGCCAGACATGAACTATGAGACCATGGGACGGGCACTCAG ATATTACTACCAGCGGGGCATCCTTGCCAAAGTTGAGGGCCAGCGCCTGGTTTACCAGTTTAAAGAAATGCCCAAAAACCTTGTGATAATCGACGACGACAAAACGGACATGTCTGTCGCCGACGTGCCGATGCGCTCTGAGACGACGGCGTCCTATCAACGCATCTTGCAACCGCCAGACGTCCTGCTGAAGGGCTCCCAGGTGTCCTTCAGAAAAACCTCCGAGATGTCCTTCAGAAAGCCTAACATCCTGCGTGGCGGCAACAGAGCCAATGTGGCCCAATCTCCTGTTGCCGCAAGCAACAACGGCGCGGCAGGCGCTGACGTGAGGACGGCGACCACCTTGGGAGACGGGAGCCTGATTCAACAGGCGGCTGTCCTTTCGAACACTTCCGGTCCCAG GACGCTGCGAGTGGCCATGCAGGTACCGGTCGTTATGACATCGTTGGGCCAGAAGATCTCAACAGTGGCCATGCAGCAGCCAGCAGTAAGGACGGGGGCTGGTACCCATACCACCCTCCTGTCCAGTGCTTCTGGAGCCACCAACTCTCAACAGAAG GTTGTGATCCAAACCATCCCCACCATGGTCCCAGCCACTGCGGAGAATGGTGAGAAGATCACCGTCCAGCTGGCCAAGATTATCACCATCCCGGCTCACCAGTTCGCTCAGTGTCAGCTGCAGACCCCCACGGGTGCTGCCAAGTCCGGTGTTGGCACGCCGACGGCCGGTATCAGTCTCCTAGGAAGCCCCCTAACGATGCAGACCTTGGCCTCGGTCGGCATGGCCTCGGGAGCACAGGTGATGAGACTGTCTGTGCCCGCGCAGGCGGAACAACCAACGGCAGCAGCGCAGTCAGGGAGCGCGGGGGATGCAGTGACAGCACAACCTCACTTAATCGGTGGCGTTTTTAATGGTTCGGAGCTGGTGGTGGGAGCGGACGAGCTCAATCCTGCCGCCGTCCAAGCGCTGCAGGTTCCCGTCACGATTGCTGTCCCGCAAAATGAAGCAAATGCCCAAAGCATCCTGTCGGATGTAGTAATCAAGCTGGAGACCCCCGAATTGAAGATGGAAGAGCCAGAATGTTGA